From Coffea arabica cultivar ET-39 chromosome 10e, Coffea Arabica ET-39 HiFi, whole genome shotgun sequence, one genomic window encodes:
- the LOC140015353 gene encoding uncharacterized protein isoform X5 yields MEVPPFHHHRYVPPPSNFSESPNFYHHPQSHHRLPAPAQQHHHQHHQQPPPLPHLPPPSAPQHHRPHLRPQLPPPPPLPTPPQSQFKFRPRHHAIDPVPSPSPGPAPSGQFSNFIPPHLLNQPARPPLSPHRVPSNHQYDHRHRNPSFYNENSRFSDPWLDLPAPARAPVEPDFRYQPQQQRRPLSPLPPRTDSYVMRDFDGSARYRDDGISEGFRNAANPEIPLWGEWKERDFEVVDDGNDYRYHSGHPGFERNISPGFERGIDRINRDIVAADSRDICISQSPSRNFSLNVGNYESYNDRADDLRWAYSRLEKDHEHVEDDRVSLASYGVRRELFDSCYDDDDRLSSDRVEEELYSRSLRKKQVQKKSALLRIQLGKGNNRNNNRNKSHDNSRYSRAYYDDSKLSFGGSFKGKEKDDFVHPDWKTEGQREKSPVELDVSFKSNALVAKAIKATSSPMAEPDKSLAPRNRKLKKINSNDGQGIKMSENSVKAASFASELDASSFSDKDHKESSDKIISFKPDTSTGGLDSLLSSDKRGKGSAEKVIVVKTDNSAPGLDFPSGSGKDLEVLTEETSVCDCRTDVVEENNAGNESLALVCSDQGVKRVAPDGVHLQRARKKKTVRVSIQNETTNVDNSSTSSQSAASDLDEGVTLLRDSTSSAGLDATNDVLSPSLTNDLAVEEVNNSSENVVSDIKEDGVGISPSQKIPSQFSALLSVSLNPGDTDLHGGSRNEDKVVDNELFGLNSDKDLIESQNTFVPSCMGDPDAAVELPCLNGSLLVENDLLREDILSVHSNVSLSTLKENEVHDGQIDASTSTLNACSASTLCKSPGSMPIAHKGYIDTGSEEFVPLQVNVSHENDNDRDSPHPNLLVTDVGILGPSKIEKPTTCEVAENHDLYDNSLNCPASSKSFFSDPLGKSAASDTCLLEDSGKQSIAGCATSLPLNAPRERFPRSMVSHSPKVGRKRKARDDQPGIHDKLTSEADGFIASALDDGDRSSTLWVAKNLVSAEEEIGLGNGSNGVETGCPEEGPPEFNPSVQSGKKRKGFSLTLPSPALSEISQDPKDATQPGCLSDAEEHTIQPEDRVDLSSSCDTAFAGVTPYSEASVILLREDVTAGESYQSPGGGTRGHSAILENEMPSPAKLEADKNDNASSSLSASALQIADDTLSGSGEGNFIRSDMNEKQCFGDADHANHLILEETLAARGNTSLCSDLGGVSASSSTDRQMDSVPDTLSCMGSPEDVISSISTVKPPSHTSKRGTKLGDAVPLDLAVDIKAPSLLSRKTFKVTQDSNPLPKKSSLTTNVPNSSFIGNFSGPTSIKYPSASKVSPFNHVARPRTWHRTLSSSPSIKYPSASKVSPFNHVARPRTWHRTLSSSPSVVGQKPHGNCIQPQTNNKKEVAKVQSSYVRRGNSLVRKPSPVVATPQGVKASRSSIGHLDSGIHDMRKGGGSENTTRVVDPPGSASLDASNACPVRPKTPPLISSVKLLDCLAPNPGDLTFSLLADQPINKCPFETPCKSSEHMNTGRSSQDEAKSSFNGCQTGVGKDSDCQNNADESSNGKKILYVKRKSNQLVAASDSDDISLHSAEKAQVLSSGGYYKRRKNQLIRTSLEEGVRQRVVPDKILSLQQQDAQKNIQTRCSNKRLPAGKIWLPLLTLAGFMKKKFSLVWTLCGTMSSKKDGSSERWQRVLPYLFPWRRATYWTNFMHSLSSVPIDSAASTVGQKLLLSRKRDAIYKKSISGFSLRRSKVLSVGGRSLKWSKSIERKSRKANEDATLAVVAAEKRKRARNGAVFTLSKSRNYVSRERIFRIGSERYRMDPTRKTLQRISDERPSYSDDPTENKRKKFYVPRRLLIGSDEYIRIGNGNQLVRDPKRRIRILANEKVRWSLHTARLRLARKKKYCQFFTRFGKCNKDDKKCPYIHDPSKIAVCTKFLNGSCSNPDCKLTHQVIPERMQDCSYFLQGLCSNESCPYRHVNVNPNSPICEGFLRGYCADGNECQKKHTYVCPAFEATGDCPQGPKCKLHHPKKKRKGMKRKAASVQKNARGRYFGAKPPDIAVSKAAVSEIISGKGDDIFAQDGKFSDYISLDVSIEEMERSFELRSEPTYYNEEPSHMEEAEVDELIKPVRIMNKNLITASSPAVNSSSDMTTSYVSEESLL; encoded by the exons ATGGAGGTCCCTCCATTCCACCACCACAGGTACGTTCCTCCTCCCTCAAATTTTTCTGAAAGCCCTAATTTTTACCACCACCCCCAATCCCACCACCGTCTTCCTGCGCCGGCACAGCAGCACCACCACCAACACCACCAGCAGCCGCCACCCCTCCCTCACCTTCCACCACCTTCAGCGCCGCAGCATCACCGACCACACCTCCGTCCTCaactccctccccctccccctctccctACCCCTCCCCAGTCCCAATTCAAATTCCGCCCCCGCCACCATGCGATTGACCCTgtcccctccccctcccccggCCCTGCTCCCTCCGGCCAATTTTCCAACTTCATTCCGCCCCATCTTCTCAACCAACCAGCTCGCCCGCCTTTATCCCCTCATAGGGTTCCATCTAACCACCAGTACGACCACCGTCATCGAAACCCAAGCTTTTACAATGAGAATTCTCGATTTTCTGACCCTTGGCTGGACTTGCCTGCGCCGGCTAGGGCTCCGGTTGAGCCTGACTTCCGTTACCAGCCGCAGCAGCAGCGCCGGCCTCTTTCCCCTCTTCCGCCCCGAACTGATAGTTATGTAATGAGGGATTTTGATGGTAGTGCTAGATATAGGGATGATGGGATCTCTGAGGGGTTTAGAAATGCTGCTAATCCAGAAATTCCTTTGTGGGGTGAGTGGAAAGAGAGAGATTTTGAAGTAGTCGATGATGGGAATGATTACCGGTATCATAGCGGTCATCCTGGGTTCGAGAGGAATATTAGTCCTGGCTTTGAAAGGGGTATTGATAGAATCAACAGGGATATTGTAGCTGCTGATTCTCGAGACATTTGTATCAGCCAGAGCccatctagaaatttttccttgAATGTAGGAAATTATGAGTCGTATAATGATAGAGCGGACGATCTTAGATGGGCTTATTCCCGGTTAGAGAAGGACCACGAGCATGTTGAGGATGATAGGGTTTCATTAGCCTCTTATGGTGTGCGGCGGGAGTTATTTGATAGTTGCTATGATGATGACGATAGGTTGAGTAGTGATAGGGTTGAAGAAGAGCTGTACAGTAGGTCTCTCAGGAAGAAACAAGTGCAGAAAAAGAGCGCTTTGCTTAGGATTCAGTTAGGAAAGGGTAACAACAGAAACAACAATAGGAATAAAAGCCATGATAATAGCCGTTATTCGAGGGCTTATTATGATGACTCAAAATTGAGTTTCGGTGGTAGCTTCaaggggaaagaaaaagatgattttGTACATCCGGATTGGAAAACAGAGGGGCAGAGGGAGAAAAGCCCTGTGGAGCTGGATGTTTCATTTAAATCAAATGCACTTGTTGCCAAGGCTATAAAGGCTACCTCAAGCCCTATGGCTGAGCCGGATAAGAGTTTAGCACCTAGAAATAGGAAGCTCAAGAAAATTAATTCCAATGATGGCCAAGGAATTAAAATGAGTGAGAATTCGGTTAAAGCTGCAAGTTTTGCCAGTGAACTTGATGCTTCATCTTTTTCTGACAAAGATCATAAGGAGTCATCGGATAAGATTATTTCTTTCAAACCTGACACTTCTACAGGCGGTTTGGATTCTCTGTTGAGTTCTGACAAACGTGGTAAAGGATCAGCAGAGAAGGTTATTGTGGTTAAAACTGACAACTCTGCACCTGGGCTGGATTTTCCTTCTGGTTCAGGCAAAGATCTGGAAGTGTTGACCGAGGAAACATCAGTGTGTGATTGTAGGACAGATGTTGTTGAAGAAAACAATGCAGGTAATGAATCTTTGGCGTTGGTATGTTCTGATCAGGGTGTTAAACGTGTTGCACCTGATGGAGTACATTTGCAAAGAGCTAGGAAGAAGAAGACTGTTAGAGTTTCTATTCAAAATGAGACTACTAATGTTGACAATTCTTCTACAAGCAGTCAGTCTGCAGCCTCTGATCTGGATGAGGGTGTTACACTTTTGAGAGATAGTACTTCTTCTGCTGGACTGGATGCAACGAATGATGTTCTTTCGCCATCTCTTACAAATGATCTTGCTGTTGAGGAAGTAAATAATTCTTCGGAAAATGTAGTTTCTGATATAAAGGAAGATGGTGTTGGCATCAGTCCTAGTCAGAAAATTCCATCTCAATTTTCCGCTTTGCTGTCTGTATCATTGAATCCTGGGGATACTGATTTACATGGGGGTTCCAGGAATGAAGATAAAGTGGTTGATAATGAGCTTTTTGGGTTGAATTCTGACAAAGATCTAATTgaatcacaaaatacatttgTTCCTTCTTGTATGGGTGATCCAGATGCTGCTGTTGAGCTTCCTTGTTTGAATGGATCTTTACTGGTTGAGAATGATCTTCTTAGAGAGGACATCCTGTCAGTCCACAGCAATGTTAGCTTGTCAACTTTGAAGGAGAACGAGGTTCATGATGGTCAGATAGATGCATCAACCTCAACCCTCAATGCATGTAGTGCTTCAACTTTATGTAAAAGTCCAGGAAGTATGCCTATCGCACATAAGGGGTATATAGATACTGGTTCTGAGGAGTTTGTCCCACTTCAGGTCAATGTATCGCATGAGAATGACAATGATAGAGATTCGCCTCATCCAAATCTATTGGTTACTGATGTTGGAATTCTTGGTCCATCAAAGATTGAGAAACCAACCACCTGTGAAGTTGCCGAAAATCATGATTTGTATGATAATAGTTTGAATTGCCCTGCATCGTCTAAAAGCTTCTTTTCAGATCCTTTAGGGAAAAGTGCTGCTTCTGATACCTGCTTATTGGAGGATAGTGGCAAGCAGTCAATTGCTGGCTGTGCTACATCATTACCTTTGAATGCTCCTCGTGAAAGATTTCCAAGGTCGATGGTTTCTCATTCACCGAAGGTCGGGAGGAAGAGGAAGGCTAGAGATGATCAACCAGGTATTCATGATAAACTGACTAGTGAAGCAGATGGGTTTATTGCTAGTGCTCTAGATGATGGCGATAGAAGCTCAACTCTTTGGGTGGCAAAGAATCTTGTTTCTGCAGAGGAGGAAATTGGTCTGGGAAATGGATCTAATGGTGTGGAAACAGGCTGTCCAGAGGAAGGCCCTCCAGAGTTTAATCCTTCTGTTCAAAGTGGGAAGAAGAGAAAGGGTTTTTCTTTAACATTGCCCTCTCCGGCACTTTCTGAAATCAGCCAAGACCCTAAAGATGCAACTCAACCAGGATGTTTGTCTGATGCTGAAGAACATACTATTCAACCAGAAGACAGAGTTGATCTTTCTAGCTCATGTGATACTGCTTTTGCTGGTGTGACACCTTATTCGGAGGCATCAGTCATTTTGTTGAGAGAGGACGTAACTGCTGGGGAATCATATCAGTCACCTGGAGGTGGCACTAGGGGGCATTCTGCAATACTTGAAAATGAGATGCCTTCACCAGCAAAGTTAGAAGCTGATAAAAATGATAATGCTTCTTCGAGTCTTTCTGCTTCTGCCCTTCAAATTGCTGATGATACGCTTAGCGGAAGTGGTGAGGGAAATTTTATTAGGTCTGATATGAATGAGAAGCAATGTTTTGGAGATGCTGATCATGCAAATCACTTGATTCTAGAAGAAACTTTGGCTGCTCGTGGTAATACATCTTTATGCTCTGATTTAGGTGGTGTCTCTGCTAGCAGTTCTACTGATAGACAGATGGACTCTGTTCCTGATACATTGTCCTGTATGGGTTCTCCTGAAGATGTGATTTCTAGTATAAGCACAG TAAAGCCACCTTCACATACTTCAAAAAGGGGCACAAAATTAGGTGATGCAGTTCCTTTGGATCTGGCTGTAGATATTAAAGCTCCCTCACTGTTATCTCGGAAAACTTTTAAAGTAACTCAGGACTCAAATCCTTTACCGAAGAAATCAAGTTTGACAACGAATGTGCCAAACTCATCTTTCATTGGTAATTTTTCTGGACCTACATCTATCAAGTACCCCTCTGCATCAAAAGTATCTCCATTCAACCATGTTGCAAGACCACGAACATGGCATCGAACTCTTAGCTCTTCCCCTTCTATCAAGTACCCCTCTGCATCAAAAGTATCTCCATTCAACCATGTTGCAAGACCACGAACATGGCATCGAACTCTTAGCTCTTCCCCTTCTGTTGTGGGACAAAAACCACATGGAAACTGCATTCAACCACAGACTAATAATAAGAAAGAGGTTGCTAAGGTTCAAAGCTCTTATGTTCGTAGGGGAAACAGTCTTGTTAGGAAGCCATCTCCAGTTGTTGCTACCCCCCAAGGAGTAAAGGCTTCCAGGTCCTCTATTGGACACTTGGATTCTGGTATCCATGATATGAGGAAGGGTGGAGGATCTGAGAATACAACTAGGGTTGTTGACCCACCAGGCTCTGCATCATTGGATGCATCCAATGCTTGTCCAGTGAGGCCAAAAACCCCGCCACTAATAAGTAGCGTAAAATTATTGGATTGCCTGGCTCCCAACCCAGGGGATTTGACTTTCTCACTCCTGGCTGATCAACCAATAAATAAGTGTCCTTTCGAAACTCCTTGCAAATCTTCAGAGCACATGAATACGGGGAGGTCTTCTCAGGATGAAGCGAAATCTTCTTTTAATGGTTGCCAAACTGGTGTAGGGAAAGATTCGGATTGCCAGAATAATGCGGATGAAAGCAGTAACGGGAAGAAGATACTATATGTTAAGAGAAAGTCAAATCAGTTGGTTGCAGCTTCTGATTCGGATGATATATCTCTCCATAGTGCAGAGAAGGCCCAAGTGTTATCATCTGGTGGCTACTATAAGAGGAGGAAAAATCAGCTGATCAGGACATCATTGGAAGAAGGTGTAAGGCAAAGGGTCGTCCCGGATAAGATCTTAAGCTTGCAGCAGCAGGATGCTCAGAAGAATATCCAGACTAGGTGTTCTAATAAGAGGCTGCCTG CAGGTAAAATATGGTTACCTCTGTTAACACTTGCAGGGTTTATGAAGAAAAAGTTTTCTCTGGTTTGGACACTGTGCGGTACAATGTCATCAAAGAAAGATGGTAGTTCAGAGAGATGGCAGAGAGTGCTGCCATACTTATTTCCTTGGAGAAGGGCTACATACTGGACCAATTTCATGCACAGTTTGAGTTCCGTTCCAATTGACAGTGCAGCTTCTACAGTTGG CCAGAAACTGCTGTTATCAAGAAAGAGGGATGCAATCTATAAAAAATCAATTAGTGGATTCTCCCTTCGAAGATCCAAGGTACTTAGTGTGGGTGGTCGTAGTTTGAAGTGGTCAAAATCCATTGAGAGGAAATCCAGAAAAGCTAATGAG GATGCTACACTAGCAGTTGTTGCAGCTGAGAAGCGGAAAAGAGCACGAAATGGTGCTGTTTTTACTCTGTCTAAGAGCAGAAATTATGTTTCTC GCGAGCGGATATTCCGAATTGGTTCAGAGAGATATAGAATGGACCCGACCAGGAAGACGTTACAAAGGATCTCAG ATGAGCGACCTTCATACTCAGATGACCCGactgaaaacaaaagaaagaagtttTATGTTCCAAGGAGATTACTAATTGGCAGTGATGA ATACATTCGAATTGGAAATGGTAATCAGTTAGTTAGAGATCCAAAGAGAAGAATTCGAATATTGGCAAATGAGAAAGTTCGTTGGAGTCTGCACACTGCTAGATTGCGATTGGCTAGAAAGAAAAAGTACTGTCAGTTTTTTACAAGATTTGGGAAATGTAACAAGGATGATAAAAAATGTCCTTACATCCACGATCCCTCAAAAATTGCGGTCTGCACTAAATTTTTGAATGGTTCTTGCTCCAATCCTGATTGCAAGTTGACTCATCAG GTCATTCCTGAGCGGATGCAAGATTGCTCCTATTTTCTGCAAG GATTGTGCTCTAATGAAAGTTGTCCATATAGACATGTTAATGTGAACCCAAATTCCCCTATTTGTGAAGGTTTTCTAAGGGGTTATTGTGCTGATGGCAATGAG TGCCAGAAGAAACACACATATGTATGTCCTGCATTTGAAGCTACAGGAGATTGTCCGCAAGGTCCTAAGTGCAAGCTTCACCATCCCAAAAAGAAACGGAAGGGAATGAAAAGGAAGGCTGCAAGTGTTCAGAAAAATGCGCGAGGACGCTATTTTGGAGCTAAGCCTCCAGATATCGCAGTCTCAAAAGCAGCTGTTTCTGAAATAATATCTGGAAAGGGTGATGACATTTTTGCTCAGGATGGAAAGTTCAGTGATTATATTAGCTTAGATGTTAGCATTGAAGAAATGGAACGAAGTTTTGAGCTGAGAAGCGAGCCGACTTACTACAATGAAGAACCTTCACACATGGAAGAAGCCGAGGTCGATGAACTGATAAAACCTGTCCGCATAATGAACAAAAATTTAATTACGGCTTCATCTCCTGCAGTTAATAGTTCAAGTGATATGACCACCAGCTATGTTTCGGAGGAGTCTCTGTTGTAG